CCTTAAGCTTGATGCTATGTTCTTTTGCCAAATGTTTAAGTTGGGTGAGGTAGGCCGCAAACAAATCCCTGTTGATAAGGTTCTCCCTCTCGTCGTTTACAAAATCGATGTAAATGGAAAAATCAACCTTCCCGCGAACGAGTTCCCTTGCCAAAAGC
This window of the Williamwhitmania sp. genome carries:
- a CDS encoding YicC/YloC family endoribonuclease; the encoded protein is MIKSMTGFGRKDLEFPGKKITIEIKSLNSKQLDLNLKLPSYYREKEFELRSLLARELVRGKVDFSIYIDFVNDERENLINRDLFAAYLTQLKHLAKEHSIKLK